In Humulus lupulus chromosome 6, drHumLupu1.1, whole genome shotgun sequence, a single genomic region encodes these proteins:
- the LOC133785581 gene encoding uncharacterized protein LOC133785581 produces MSNTDPEANAEAIPPQNASEKLISKPPPPFPQRFQKQQQDSLFQRFLDVLKQLHINIPLVEALEHMHNYVMFLKDILTKKRRLGKFETVALTEGCSAILKNKIPPKLKDPCKGKIEDVLVQLDKFIFPVDFIILDYEEDRDVLIILGRPFLATGRTLIDVEKGELTIRAQDEQVTFKDFNPIRSLNEVEACLAISASYFKLIEMMHEKHSKGVKKKVPFEEIEKGSEPWISKEEEPSHLPKLPKKKKKKKKHSRKP; encoded by the exons ATGTCCAATACTGATCCTGAAGCAAATGCTGAAGCAATTCCTCCGCAAAATGCATCAGAGAAGCTAATtagcaagccacctccaccatttcctcagcgaTTTCAAAAGCAGCAGCAAGATAGCCTATTTCAAAGATTTTTGGATGTTTTGAAGCAACTCCACATCAACATACCTCTAGTGGAAGCTTTGGAACATATGCATAATTATGTGATGTTCTTAAAGgatattttgacaaagaaaaGGAGGCTTGGCAAATTTGAAACGGTTGCTTTAACTGAAGGTTGTAGTGCTattttgaagaataaaattcctccAAAGTTGAAGGATCCATGCA AGGGAAAGATTGAAGACGTCTTAGTACAACTTGACAAGTTCATTTTTCCGGTagattttattattcttgacTATGAGGAAGATAGGGATGTACTGATCATCTTGGGGAGACCATTTCTTGCCACCGGGAGGACGTTGATAGATGTTGAAAAAGGAGAGCTCACCATTCGAGCTCAAGATGAACAAGTCACATTCAAGGATTTTAATCCTATACGATCTCTTAATGAAGTTGAAGCTTGCTTGGCCATAAGTGCTTCTTACTTCAAGTTGATTGAAATGATGCATGAAAAGCATAGCAAGGGAGTGAAGAAAAAGGTCCCTTTTGAAGAAATTGAGAAAGGTAGTGAGCCATGGATAAGTAAGGAAGAAGAACCATCTCATCTTCCAAAGCTaccaaagaaaaagaagaagaaaaagaaacatagTAGAAAGCCATAA